A genomic region of Bactrocera dorsalis isolate Fly_Bdor chromosome 3, ASM2337382v1, whole genome shotgun sequence contains the following coding sequences:
- the LOC105225478 gene encoding odorant receptor 59a → MSQPVNSNAFFKIHWLGFRICGGDLTVCKYRLVYLPYALMVTALVTFCYPLHLALALFRNGSLAGNIKNLAVCVTCIACSLKFLIYTRKLRIMREIEQTFAELDARVSSEEELKYFALMRTSVRNVVAVFVCAYAAVGVTAELAFLLSKERSLLYPAWFPFDWRASTRNFYVANVYQIVGICYQIFQNFIDDTFPPITCCLLSGHIKLLGIRVSRIGYDCVHLADNERELVRCIKDQKNLYKLFDLLQEVMSWPMFIQFTVTAFNICVAMVVMLFYVDTPFERLYYLVYFISMPLQIFPICYYGSSLQFLFGQLQYEVFRCNWPDQTRHFKKQMILFTERALKTTTALAGGMVKIHLDTFFATVKGAYSLFAVIMKVK, encoded by the exons ATGAGCCAGCCAGTGAACAGCAACGCCTTTTTCAAAATCCACTGGCTGGGCTTTCGTATCTGCGGTGGCGATTTAACCGTCTGTAAATATCGCCTGGTCTATTTGCCGTACGCGCTCATGGTCACCGCGCTGGTGACTTTTTGCTATCCGCTGCATCTGGCATTGGCGCTTTTCCGCAACGGTTCACTAGCCGGCAATATTAAGAATCTCGCTGTGTGCGTCACCTGTATCGCCTGTAGCCTGAAATTCCTGATTTATACGCGGAAGTTGCGGATTATGCGCGAGATTGAGCAGACCTTTGCGGAACTGGATGCGCGCGTGAGCAGCGAGGAAGAActcaaatattttgctttgatGCGCACAAGCGTAAGGAATGTGGTCGCTGTATTCGTGTGTGCTTATGCTGCGGTCGGTGTGACGGCAGAGTTGGCATTCCTCTTAAGCAAGGAACGCAGTCTGTTGTATCCGGCGTGGTTTCCGTTCGATTGGCGTGCATCTACACGAAATTTCTACGTGGCAAACGTGTATCAAATCGTTGGTATTTGCTATCAGATTTTCCAAAACTTTATTGACGATACCTTTCCACCCATAACTTGTTGCCTGCTGTCGGGTCACATAAAGTTGCTCGGCATTCGTGTTTCGCGTATTGGCTATGATTGTGTACATTTGGCGGATAATGAGCGGGAGCTGGTGCGTTGTATCAAGGATCAGAAGAATCTATACAA GCTATTCGATCTGCTGCAAGAGGTTATGTCCTGGCCGATGTTCATTCAATTCACCGTTACCGCCTTCAATATCTGCGTGGCCATGGTCGTGATGCTGTTCTACGTGGATACACCATTCGAGCGTCTATACTATCTGGTATATTTCATATCCATGCCCCTGCAAATATTTCCCATCTGCTACTATGGTAGCAGTCTTCAGTTTCTCTTCGGCCAACTACAGTACGAAGTGTTTCGCTGCAATTGGCCTGATCAGACCCGGCACTTCAAGAAGCAAATGATACTTTTTACGGAACGTGCTTTAAAGACTACCACGGCCTTGGCCGGGGGTATGGTCAAAATACATCTTGACACCTTCTTCGCCACCGTTAAGGGCGCTTATTCGCTTTTTGCTGTCATCATGAAGGTTAAGTAG